The DNA window CTTCCTCATCGCCGCAATCTCCTTATGGCCCGCTCGACCTCGGGAACAGTCAAGCCGGTTTCTTGCGCGATCTCATCGAGCGGAAACCCTTGCTTATGTAAAAACAAGACGCGCCGATCCGTCGGCGACAATGCTCCGCCGCGGCGAGGGGAGGCCGGGCGCCGGCGCTCGGGGATGAGCAGCTCTTCCTCGATGACTTGCAGCCGCTTTTTCATTTGGTACGTTTCTTGAGCGAGTGAAACAGTCAACTGGTCAATTTGTTCTTCGAGCGGTTTTAATTCGTCTTTGGCAAAAAACGAGACGATCAGCAAAAGAATTGATAAGGCCGCCAAAGCGATCATTGCGTATTCTACCATCGTATCTCCCTCCTCTTTTCACTATATCATATCGCTCCTTGTTTGTGGCCGGTCTTGTTGAAAAAGATGAAATTTAGAGGTGGAAATCGCCACGAAAAAATGCTATCATAGAAAGGTCTGATTATATAAAGCACGTTTGGAGGGAAAAAAGATG is part of the Geobacillus sp. 46C-IIa genome and encodes:
- a CDS encoding sigma factor-like helix-turn-helix DNA-binding protein, translated to MVEYAMIALAALSILLLIVSFFAKDELKPLEEQIDQLTVSLAQETYQMKKRLQVIEEELLIPERRRPASPRRGGALSPTDRRVLFLHKQGFPLDEIAQETGLTVPEVERAIRRLRR